The sequence GATGACCGCCGCGGAGTTGTAAACCCGGTCATCCTCAAGCTCCGCGATGGGGAGCACCATCACCACTCCCTTCTTTTTCGCCAGGGCGCTGAATTCCTCGGTGGTGGGACCGGGTATCGGCTCGGCAAAGGGAACGGCTCGGGACGGATCGACGTTTTCCTCGTGGGCAAACCAGTGTGTGGTAAAAAGCTCGGCGAATGATATCAGCTTCGCGCCGCTTTCAACGGCCACATCGGCAAATTTCATCGCCTTCTTAACGTTTTTTTCTTTGTCCTCAACGGCGGCGAACTGGATGCCGGCGATTTTCAGAATCGTACTGCCTCCCACGCATTTCTCCGAACGTGCTGTCTGTCGAAATATCGACATATTTAATCCTATGATATAACCTTTTGGGGATTCGAGTCAAGTTTTTTGGTTTGACTCCGGGGAAAAAATCCCATACCCTGAGAGTGGTTTTCCTCCAAAACACCGGGCAGGACAAAAAGGCCGGACAGGGCAATGAATCGAAATTTCCCCACAGTCGCCGTTATTGTAAACCGTAACGCCCGGTGGGCGAACGACCGCCTGCTCAAAAAGCTATCGCGCATTCTCCCCGATGATGCAATCTATCCCACCGAAACCGTCACAGACGCGGAATATGCGATGGAGGATATCCTCGCCGGGGGATACGACATCGTCTTTTCCGGCGGCGGGGACGGCACGATCGTTTCCATCCTGTCGATCATGCGAAGGAAGGTGGAGGAGAAAAGAAGCCGGGGGAAGAGCGTCCTTCGGCCGCCGGTGGGGATTCTGAAGCTTGGCACCGGAAACGCCTGGGCCTGGGCGGTGGGGGTGAAGGACGGATTGGATCAGCTTGAGCACGTGGTTAACGGTGGATATTTTTCCATCTATCGTTATTCGTTGGTGGAGGTGAACGGACTGTTGTGTCCCTTTGCCGGGGTGGGGTGGGACGCCCGGATACTCAACGACTACTACGAGGTGAATCGAAAGCTCTCCGACACCCCCCTCAGGCGGTTCGTGGGGAGCCTCTATGGTTATTTTTTCGCGGTGTTTTCCCGGACGATTCCGCATATCATGAAGGAGAAAAGCCTTCCGAAGGTCACCGTTCGATTCACCGGCGAAAAGCTCCTGAAGCCCACCCGGGAGGGGGAGTATCTCTCCATCACCGACATGGGGAGCGACGTCATCTACCAGGGGCCGGCATCCATCGCCGCCGCGGGCACGATCCCCTATTTCGGGTATGCGTTTCGGATGTTTCCTCACGCCGACCGGGTCCGGGGCACCATGCACCTGCGCATCGCCGATCTTGAGGTTTTCGAATCCTTGGTGAACATCTTGAAGCTGTGGAACGGGACCTACCGGAGCCCCAGGGTGATCGACTTCGTCACCGATCGGGTGGAGATGACCTTCGATCGCAAGCTTCCCCTGCAGGTGGGCGGCGATCCGATGGGATACACCGACCGGGTGGAGTTTTCCGTCCCCGATTTTACCGCGAAGGTCATCGCATTCTGGGGGATGTGAGGTGAGGGGCGGGGTCGGCGGGGTTGTAGGAGTTTGGGGAAATCCGGGGCGGCCGTTTTTTACACATCGCTGGGATACACGGCGTGATATTTGAATTGCCGGAGAATCGGGGGCATGCTAAAGTTGCGATGTTTAATGAACATGTATCGTGGAGCGTGTTGACATCATGGATATCTCGTCTTTCGTGTGCAAGCGCTGCGGCGCAGACGTCGAAATCGGCGCCGATGGAAAAATAGCGACCTGTAAATATTGCGGCGGCAAGTATAATATCGATTTCAGTGACGGTTCTCTTTCGGCTCGGCCCATAGATAAAGATATCGATTCTCGGGTAAAAGGGCTCATACATGAAAAGAAGGAGTTGGAGGAGCGATTAGAAAAAATCGAAGAGGGTGAAAAGAAGTGGAAGCTGTTTCTGTCTTCCTTTTATGCAGGGAAGGGGAAAAATATTCCCGAGATGAAAGAGATCCATGAGGAGGCAAAATCCGACTTTATAATGGGATACGGCATAGAGAACAGGAAGCTGGTTTCAGATTACTGCAATATCACATATCTCGATGCCGCCGATAGCGCCGCGTCTCCTCTTTCATGTGATGTGATTTTAATCGGGACAATCATAGTTGTCTGTATCTTGGGCGCAATATTTATGAGAAATGATGTTACCCGGTTGGGTATCATTCTCCTTTCGTCCGGAGGTGTCCTGTTCGTATTCCTGCTTTTTGGACTGCTCGGCGAAAGGGGAGGAAAAAAGGAAGATAGAGATAGAAAAGAGGCGAAGAAAGGGCTTAAGGAAATAGAGAAAGCGATGAGAAAGCGTCTCGACAGCTTTTAGATGTGAAAGGTGTTCTTCTGGAGGATATGACTACATAGTATCTGAGACGAAAGGCGAGGGAATATTATGAAGAATGGAAAAAGACCCTTTTACATTTCTGGTGTCACGGCTGTGTATTGTAATCCCTCATGATCCCAGTTATGAAGTTTAAAGCTGTTTAGCTTTGGGATAGTATTTTCAATGTAACTCTTTCACTTCACGATGAATACAGAAAGAGAAAACCAGAGAAATTTTATATCAATTCTGTCAAGTGAATGATCCCCGCAGTCACCTACGAAAGCGAGAAAACGCGATTTTCCTTACAAATCCTCCAGGGGATTTAACACCTAATTTTTCCCCTTTAGCCCCCTACTTATTAAAATCATTCTCATCGATGAGAATGATATCCTCCACGAAGTCGTCGATTGTGATCAGGTGGTCGCAGCTCTTGCGGAGTTCGGTGCTCAGCGAATTCTTGAACGACGCCACCTCCACCCGGATGCCGAGGCCCTTCACCTCCTCGATGGCGGAGACGTAGTCCTCGTCGCCGCTGACGATGATTCCGATATTGAACGCCCCCTTCAGGCCCAGGGAGAGAAATTTGATGGCCAGGGCCACGTCAACGCCCTTTTCTTTGCCGTATTTCGGGGTTTTTATCTCCACATCGATGCTGTCCACGGAAAACTGGAGCATATCGAAAAACGAGCTCTGGGACGAGTGGTGCTGGGTGCCGAAATAATAGGTGCGCACGAGATACCGGTCACCCTGTAATATCTGAATAAATTTGTTAAAATCAATACGGCATCCCTGTCGGTAGTCGTTCATGGAGTGATAGAGATTGGAACCGTCGATGAAGATCATTACCTTTTCGCGTATCATGGACTTGCCTTTTCATAGTACGGTTGAAAAACGACAACATGCAATCGCATGCATATATGAGTTATGAATAATACCTCATTCGCCGTCGATATGACGGTATATGCGTTCGATCCGGAAACGCGAGCGGTCAGGACCAGTCGTTCGAGTCGGCGCTTGAGCGGGGAATGATACCTGACATCTTTTCCGCAGCACTCTTGGAGATTTCCTCGGAGATGCAGATTATCTCTCTCAGTTTTTCCAGGATCTCTTCGGAAATACCCGCCTTGTTACCCGACTCGGCCAAATTCGCAGCGGTCTTTTTGATGTGACAGATATCCTCGAAAAACATGCAGACAAATCGCTGTCTGTCCGTGAGAAGCGTTTTGTCGTCCTCCAGGTGTGCTTTTTTAAATGAAATCACCATGTTTTGTGATCTTTCATATATCCGATAATTTCAGTTATTTTACATATAGGTACTAACACTTTGAGTAGCCGCAGGCCTGGCAGCTGATACAGCCGCTCTCGTGAAACAGGGTCGCGCCGCAATCGGGGCATGTGCTGACTCTCACCTCGGGCGCCTCATCCGACGGCCCCTCGACCATCTCCGGGTGGCGATTGTCTTCGATATAGAGCTTGAGCGCCGCTGCGATGGCGTCGGTACAGGAGAGTATCTGCGACCCGTTCTGCCAGATCGGGTTGGGGCAGCGGATGCCCGAGAGCTGTTTGATGACGGTCTCCACGGGAATGCCCGACCTGAGCGCCAGGGAGATCAAGCGCCCGGTGGTCTCGTTCTGGGACGATGAGCACCCCCCGGCCTTGCCCATTTGGGCGAAGACCTCGAACAGACCGTGCTCATCGGCGTTTATGGTCACGTAGAGTTCGCCGCAGCCGGTTTTCATCTTCCGGGTGGTCCCCCAGGTGACGTCCGCCCGGGGGCGGGGGATGGGCGTGGAGACGGCATTGACCGGGATCTCTTCTTCCGCGACGGCGGCGTCCGGAGCATCTGTCCGGTTCACCGTGCCGATGTTGAGGACCTGGGCGTCCCTGCTCTGATCCCGATAGACCGTCACCCCCTTGCATCCCAGATCGAAGGCCAGGCGATAGACCTCCGCGATGTCCTGAGGGGTTGCGTCCTTGGGGAAATTCACGGTTTTTGACACCGCGTTGTCGGTATGTTTCTGGAAGGCGGCCTGCATCTTGATGTGCCATTCGGGGGAGATGTCGTGGGCGGTGACGAAGACCTCCTTCACCCTATCGGGCACATGCTCCAGGTCTTTTATATCTCCCTGCCGGGCGATGGCCGACATCAGCTCATCGGAAAAGAAACCGTCCTCTTTCGCCCGCTCGCAGAAGAGGTGATTGACCTCCACCAGCTCGTCGTCGTCCATGACGTTTTTGATAAAGGAGAGGGCGAACAGCGGCTCGATCCCAGAGCTGGTGCCCGTGATCATGCTGATGGTCCCGGTGGGGGCGATGGTCGTTGTGGTGGCGTTTCGCATCATCGGATAGCCGTCCCGCTCCCAGGTGCTTCCGTAGAAGTTCGGAAACGATCCGCGCTCCATGGCAAGCTTCATGGAGGCCTCTTTGGACCGCTGCTGGATGAATGACATCACGTCCTCGGCGGTCTCCAGGGCGAGGTTCGAGTTGTAGGGAATGTCCATCTTGATGAGCATCTCGGCGAATCCCATCACGCCGAGGCCGATTTTCCGATTGGCCCGCGTCATCTCCTCGATCTGGAGAAGCGGGTAGCTGTTGGCGTCGATAACGTTGTCGAGAAAATGGACCGCGCTGTCCACCGTGGCCCCCAGCCGCTCAAAGTCTATCGAGCCTGTATCCGTCACCATCCGGGCCAGGTTGATCGATCCGAGATTGCACGATTCATACGGCAGGAGCGGCTGCTCGCCGCAGGGATTGGTCGATTCGATATCCCCCACGTGGGACGTCGGATTGTCCCGGTTGATGCGATCCAGGAACACAATGCCCGGCTCACCGTTTTGCCAGGCCCTCTCGACGATTCTGTCGAAAATATCCCGGGCGGAAAGCTCATCGACCGTCTCATTGGAGCGGGGGGAGACGAGAGGGTAGGTGTGATCGTTTTTGACCGCATCCATGAAGTCCTCGGTGACGGCCACGGAGATGTTGAAATTGTTGAGCTTGGTGGTGTCTTCCTTGCAGTCGATGAAATCCGTAATATCCGGGTGATCCACCTTGAGGATGCCCATGTTCGCGCCCCGGCGGGTACCCCCCTGCTTGATGGTCTCGGTGGCGGCGTCGAACACGGTCATAAACGAGATCGGCCCGCTCGAGACGCCCTTGGTGCTTTTGACGCGGTCGTTCTTCGGTCGGAGGCGGGAAAAAGAAAAGCCGGTGCCGCCGCCGCTTTTGTGGATAAGGGCGGTGTGCTTGACCGCCTCGAAGATGCTGTTCATGGAGTCCTCCACCGGCAGCACGAAACAGGCGGAGAGCTGCTGGAGCTCCCGCCCGGCGTTCATCAGGGTGGGGGAGTTGGGGAGAAAATCCCGCTGGGCCATGAGCAGGTAAAATTGCCGGGTCACATCGTCAATGTCGATATCCGGTGTGTAGGAGCGGTCCACCCCTGCGATGTTGCGGGCGACCCGGAAGAACATCTCTTTCGGCGTCTCGACGGCGTTACCGTCGTCGTCCTTTTTCAGGTATCGGCGCTCAAGCACCGTCATGGCGTTGTCTTCCAGGACCGGTTCGGGGAGGGACTCAAAAAGCTCCGCCGTGTCCTCTTCGTCTGGTGCCTCGTTTTCCGCCGGGGCCTCATCGTTTCCCGCGTGCGGATGCTTTTCATATGAGATATCGATGATATCGTGGGATAGATTCATCGACACCACGGCGTCGTGCAGGTCGCTGGATTCAAAGAAAGAGTCTTCGAAGAAGGCGTCTTCATCCGGGACGTCACCCGTGGGCGGGTCCGCCCTCCACCCCTCTGCATGGAGCAGGTTCACGTGCATCTGCTCGATGTTCCGATATTCCCGTTGTTCTTCTTTTTCAATCAGGGCGAGGATTTCCTCCTCGGTTTCTTTCAAGGGCTCTGCGGCCGTCTCACAAACCTCGTCCTCGGAGATCTCAATGGTGTCGGGTTCATCTGCGGTGTTCGATGCGGTTTCGACCTTGTCTCCGGCTTCGGCATCCGTCTCCCGTTCGACATCGGGTGCGGCGGAAGGGTCCTCATGTTCTGTAGGAGGAGAGGAGTCGGAATGCTGCAGGGGGATATTCAGGTCGGGAAAGAGTGTCTGTGTGCGGGGTTGGTTGATGGATGCGTCGGATTTTGTCGATAAATCCTTTGCGATGCTCATAATACCTCCCTGTGAGCTCTTTACACGAATGAAAAAGCCGAAAACGATTGATAGATTATGTATGGTGGATATGATACCGTTATTTTGTACCGTATGAATGATATAGTACTATATGTTGTGTGTCAAGAGAAAATTAGAAATATTTATTTATATACAAAGCAAATGAGGGAAAAAGAGGGGGAATTTCTATAAAATTGAAGGGGATGGACTAACGTTGAGTAAAAAACTCAACAAATAATGAGTAAAAATAGGATATAAAGATTTATTACTATTTATAGTAAAAGAAACAACCGTTTCATTTTTTACTTGACAATCTGACGACCTCTGTAATACGGTGTAAGATATCAGGGCGTTCGTTTCATCGTTGTTTTTCGGAGGTTATGCATGCTTCGCAGGATATCGGTACCGCTTGTGGTTTGCGCGCTCCTGTTATGTACCTGTTTTTTATTCGGGTGCGCCAGCAATTACAAGTGCTATCCGTCCGGCTATAAGTGTTATCGCACTTATCGAATACATCCGGACGGCACAACCTATTCCACCGGATATCAGTGCTACCCCAGCAAGATGAAATGCTACCGGGTTGGTCGATAGCGGTATGACGGAAAGGCTCGTATCCCGATAATCGACGCCTTTTTGCATGGTGCGGCGATGTACACTGCCGGATACCGCTCCGTACGGCAGGTATTGTGCGATTTCTGTCTCTTTTCGTGAGTCGAATACGGAGGGAATATGAAGAAACGTTCATTGGTCATCGTATTGGCGCTGACCTGCGGCATACTCGCGGGATGGGCGCTGTCCGCACCGGGGGCGGATTACTATATCACGCCCGGATGCCCCCCTCCGGGGTACACGTCCGCATACCCGTGTCCGGACTGCGACGATGATCTGGTCTATGACCGCTATGACGACACCGAATACGTTCCCTATTACGAGTGTTATCCCACCTACCGGCGGGTGTACCACAGCTATGAATGCTATCCGCCCGTGTACGAGGACTATCCGCCCTACGAGTGTTATCCCAAGGGATATATCCTCAAAACCAAATGATCAGAACGCCGGCGATTGGGGGAGGGAGAGAGGGGGAGATGGGTGATGGAGTGATGAGACCATCGGAGGGATAAGCGTCCTGTGAATACGGGGCGTGGGGGATGTTCCGGGAAATGTGTTGACGGCGTCCACAGCCGAAGGGAGGTCGTCGCGGGACGAATCGATCGGCGCCTTCACATATAACGAGCGGCGATATTCGTGGTATCCCGAACGGGTTTTTTGGGGGGGGCGAAAAAAAAGGGCCGTCGGGATGCTGTCTGAAGATGGCGCCGCGACGTGCGAGATTAAAAAAGGCCTTCGGCCTTTTTCGGTATATATGAATAATAACTATGTAAAAGCAACCACCACCGGGAGCACAGGGTACCATGGGAGATACAAAGACTAAAGTGGGATTGATCGGATTCACGGAACGTCTGCTTGAGAAATTTTTATGGAATTTTCGCGTCATCATACTGCTGGGCGTACTGGGGCTTCTCATCGGATCCCTGGTGATTTTCATCATGGGCATCATCGAGACGTACCATCTCACCAATATGTTCATAACGCATATCATACACCACGGCACCCATATCGACGAAAACCTGTATAACACCATCATCATCCAGATCATTACCACCGTGGACGACTTTCTCCTCGGGATCGTGCTCTTGATCTTCGGGCTGGGCACCTATGATCTCTTTATCTCCCGGATCAATCCCGCGGAAGTACAGGACGATATTCGGCCCAACTGGCTCGTATTCGAATCCCTCGACGAATTGAAGAGCGTCCTGGGGAAGGTGGTGCTGATGATTTTGATCATCAATTTCCTGAAAATTGTGGTGAACACGAGTTTTGAGGAGCCGATTCACCTGTTGTATCTCGGCGGCGGCATCGCCCTGGCGGCGGTGGCCCTCAAGTGGTCCCATACCGAGAAGGACATCGACCGCACCACCATGCAGGAGCGCCTCAAGCGGCTCATGGAGTCCGGATCGGAGTAGCGATACACACATTGATGAATCTATACAGCGGCGGGGGACACCGATACGTTTCCCGCCGTTTTCGTGCCACATGCCGCGATGTTGCTGTGTGTCCATGTGTGCTTTCCGTCTCGGCACGGTCTTTCTGGAACATTTCCCACAAAATGGAGACTAATAAATACGGGCGGGGACGATATACACGCGAAAAATGAAGAATCCATGAAACATGGAGAGAAAAGCGTCACATGTTTCATAATCTTGTTGACACTGAAAACATAAATAGTATAAAATAGCGCATAAATTAACTTAATTTATATGTAAAAATAAAACATTGACATTTTTCGACAGCATCCGGGACGTTTTTTTGAGCGGCCCTGTGGAATTAAGCGCCCTCGAGACCATCTCCCAGGCCGGACCGGTGGTAAAGGGGGTACTGTTTATTCTCCTTGTCTTTTCGGTGGTGTCCTGGGGTATAATGTTTAATAAGTTCGCGGTCATACGGGCCGCCCGGGCGCAGTCAAAAAAGTTTTTGAGTATTTTCTGGACGAATCCTCGGTTGTCCCTCCTCTATGAGGAGGCGCGAAAGCTCCCCAAAAGCCCCCTGGCCCAGGTCTTTCGCGGCGGATATCAGGAGTTCAACCGAATGATCTCCACGGCCCGATCGGTCCGCGGCATCTCCCGGATGGCGGGGGTGTCCGATGAAGGGGACGCCGGGAGTCTGGGAACGGAGCTGTTCGGCGTTGAGAGCATCGAGCGGGTGCTGCGCCGCAACATCATGGAAGAGGTGACCAGGCTGGAGAGCAATCTGACGTTTCTGGCCACTACCGGCAGCACCTGTCCCTTTATCGGGCTGTTTGGCACCGTCTGGGGGATCATGAACGCCTTCAAGGGCATCGGGGTGAAGAGCTCCGCCAGCATCGCCGTCGTGTCGGCGGGCATCTCGGAAGCCCTCATCGCCACGGCGGTGGGGCTGTTCGCGGCGATCCCGGCGGTCGTGGCGTATAACTATTTCATCAGCAAAATCAAGGTGCTGACCACCGAGATGGATAATTTCTCCTTTGAATATCTCAACATCGTGGAGCGGCACCTCAAGCGAATGCGATAGATGCAGACCCCACAGAGAGACTACCGGACTCTTTCAGAGATAAACGTCACGCCCCTGGTGGATGTGATGCTGGTGCTGTTGATCATCTTCATGGTGACCGCGCCCATGCTCCACGAGGGCCTGGATGTGAACCTCCCCCAGGTACAGGGGGAGACCGTCTCGGGAGAGACCTCCACCATCACCGTTACCATCAACAGCGAAGGATATATTTATATCGACGGCGAGATCGTTGCGCTTGAGGACCTCAAGGGAGAGATTGAGAGGATGGTCATCATGTGGCCGGATAAAAAGGTGCTGCTCAAGGCCGATCGGAATATCTCCTACGGATATGTAATGAAGGTGATGTCGGCCCTGCGGAAGGCCGGCATTGTCGATGTGGGGATGGTGACGGAGCCTCCCCCGGAGGAGGAGTAATGCGCAACCGGCGGATTATATCCTCACTGGATCGCCCCCGTCGGGGCGTGTATGTGACGATCTGTATCTCGGCCCTGATCCATGTGGCCCTGTTTGTGCTGTTGGGGATTTACATGACCAGGGACAATGACGTGTCGCTCTACGGCGCCCCCTATACCGTGAGCCTTGTCCCCGATGATGTGGCGGGCGAGGGGGGCGAGGACGGGGTACCGGATGTGGAAGAGGTCATCGATAAGACCGTGGATCCGGCCGTCGGCGGCCCGGAGGAGGCGTCCGCACCCTCGAAAGACGAGGGGCTGGTCATGAAGGAGAAAGAGAAGGAGTCCCCTCCCGCCGAAAAAAAGGAAGAGACGCCGAAAGAGAAGGAGGAGGTAAAAGAGACGGTCGCGAAACCGCCGGAGCCGAAGGAAGAGCCCCCGTCCTACGAGGCTGAGGAGAAGGAATCCACGGCGGACCTGGACTC comes from Candidatus Zymogenaceae bacterium and encodes:
- a CDS encoding NYN domain-containing protein is translated as MIREKVMIFIDGSNLYHSMNDYRQGCRIDFNKFIQILQGDRYLVRTYYFGTQHHSSQSSFFDMLQFSVDSIDVEIKTPKYGKEKGVDVALAIKFLSLGLKGAFNIGIIVSGDEDYVSAIEEVKGLGIRVEVASFKNSLSTELRKSCDHLITIDDFVEDIILIDENDFNK
- a CDS encoding vitamin B12-dependent ribonucleotide reductase, translated to MNLSHDIIDISYEKHPHAGNDEAPAENEAPDEEDTAELFESLPEPVLEDNAMTVLERRYLKKDDDGNAVETPKEMFFRVARNIAGVDRSYTPDIDIDDVTRQFYLLMAQRDFLPNSPTLMNAGRELQQLSACFVLPVEDSMNSIFEAVKHTALIHKSGGGTGFSFSRLRPKNDRVKSTKGVSSGPISFMTVFDAATETIKQGGTRRGANMGILKVDHPDITDFIDCKEDTTKLNNFNISVAVTEDFMDAVKNDHTYPLVSPRSNETVDELSARDIFDRIVERAWQNGEPGIVFLDRINRDNPTSHVGDIESTNPCGEQPLLPYESCNLGSINLARMVTDTGSIDFERLGATVDSAVHFLDNVIDANSYPLLQIEEMTRANRKIGLGVMGFAEMLIKMDIPYNSNLALETAEDVMSFIQQRSKEASMKLAMERGSFPNFYGSTWERDGYPMMRNATTTTIAPTGTISMITGTSSGIEPLFALSFIKNVMDDDELVEVNHLFCERAKEDGFFSDELMSAIARQGDIKDLEHVPDRVKEVFVTAHDISPEWHIKMQAAFQKHTDNAVSKTVNFPKDATPQDIAEVYRLAFDLGCKGVTVYRDQSRDAQVLNIGTVNRTDAPDAAVAEEEIPVNAVSTPIPRPRADVTWGTTRKMKTGCGELYVTINADEHGLFEVFAQMGKAGGCSSSQNETTGRLISLALRSGIPVETVIKQLSGIRCPNPIWQNGSQILSCTDAIAAALKLYIEDNRHPEMVEGPSDEAPEVRVSTCPDCGATLFHESGCISCQACGYSKC
- a CDS encoding YqhA family protein, coding for MGDTKTKVGLIGFTERLLEKFLWNFRVIILLGVLGLLIGSLVIFIMGIIETYHLTNMFITHIIHHGTHIDENLYNTIIIQIITTVDDFLLGIVLLIFGLGTYDLFISRINPAEVQDDIRPNWLVFESLDELKSVLGKVVLMILIINFLKIVVNTSFEEPIHLLYLGGGIALAAVALKWSHTEKDIDRTTMQERLKRLMESGSE
- a CDS encoding MotA/TolQ/ExbB proton channel family protein, whose translation is MELSALETISQAGPVVKGVLFILLVFSVVSWGIMFNKFAVIRAARAQSKKFLSIFWTNPRLSLLYEEARKLPKSPLAQVFRGGYQEFNRMISTARSVRGISRMAGVSDEGDAGSLGTELFGVESIERVLRRNIMEEVTRLESNLTFLATTGSTCPFIGLFGTVWGIMNAFKGIGVKSSASIAVVSAGISEALIATAVGLFAAIPAVVAYNYFISKIKVLTTEMDNFSFEYLNIVERHLKRMR
- the tolR gene encoding protein TolR — translated: MQTPQRDYRTLSEINVTPLVDVMLVLLIIFMVTAPMLHEGLDVNLPQVQGETVSGETSTITVTINSEGYIYIDGEIVALEDLKGEIERMVIMWPDKKVLLKADRNISYGYVMKVMSALRKAGIVDVGMVTEPPPEEE